Genomic DNA from Taurinivorans muris:
ATTCAAACCGTTATTTTGCTTGTATTCGCTGATGTCGGCGTATTTCCTGCATTTTTTCGTATCGATGTCCGCATATGCCATGGCAGTGAACAGCCCGAGGATTTTTTGGCTTTTCGCCGCCATGGTCTGCGCGACTGCGATGTCCGTGGAAAACTTGGGCGCGACAATGGCGAACGGCACAAGACCGAATTTCGTAAAAACAAGGTCTATGCATTCCAAACCGGTCGGCTCGAGGGTGTTTTCGTCAATGCCGCCGATAATGTCGGCAGTCGTTACTTTTGATGCGTCGGGCTCGTCGTTGGTCTTATGTTTTTCAGGGTCGAAAACATTGACACAGACAATGGGAGCCGCGCCGAATTTTGAAAAATGGCATTCAGCAAGTTCGCATAAGGTGTAATTTATCCAATCGTCCGAATAACCCATTTCTTCGACAAATTCATCATAGGAATTGTACATGCGGGGCTCGTTGACGTAGCGTTTCTTGCCTTCGTCCAGCTCATGCACGGGGGCCGTGCCTACCGCAAAAACAGTGTTCGTCGCCACTATGCGGGGCGGAACTATGCTTGTGGGCATTTCTTTCGTATACACGCCGTGTTTGTATTGGCTCATAAGATATTACCTTCATTTTCGTACTCCCCGCCAAGCGGACGGGGAGGCAAAGTGTTATGGGAAAAAGTCAGTTCCATGCTTGAAAAATGGTATTCGTTCCATTTCTTTTCAGGTTCGGCTTGTTTTATTTTTATGGGAAGCTTTGTTTCAAAAAAAGTTCCCGTTATCCTGTTGTTGTAAAAAACCGCCGTCAGCGCATCGCAAATTTCAGCCAACAATAAGCCCGCATTTTCCTGCGAGGAGTCATCATTGACGCCCAAAGCGAAAACAAGCGTGCTTTCCGTGTATTCCCCGTTCAGTTCCTGCTCATCGAAACGGAGAATGACAAACGGAAAAAGACTTTCACTGTCCGAAACTTCCTGCACGGGCAGGTTATGGATGAACACGTTCAGATTTATTTCCGAATATGTTTTCAGATGTTCCGAAATATGGGCTTTAACAGCCAATAAAAGTTCTTTGCTTCTCATGATGAAACCTTATTGCAGAACCTTACAGCAAAATTTTGTCCAACTCTTCTTTGAATAAACGGGAAAACGCTTCGTCCGCATGGCTTTCAAGCTCCTTGCCCGCTCCGAACAAAGCATAGATAAGGCTCGGACCGTAAAGTCTTTTCAGTTTGTCCCGCCCGTCACGGTAAAAGATATGCTTTTTGTTATCGGCTTTGGCGACAAAAGGCGAACCGTGATCGTTGAAAACCCTTCTTTTTCCGTCACGCCGAACCTTGTTTGTCACAAACTTCTTTCTTTTTTTCGGGGCGACGCCTTTCCAGGAAAGGACGTTTCCGGGACGAGAAGCGAAATTGATAAGCCCTATGCCGTTTCTGTCCTTGATTTCAAGACATGCATATTGGCGTTTCGAGGTCGCCTTGGTTATTTTCGCCCGCTTTTTCAGGCTACGAGGATTTGCCGTATAGGTTCGCCTGGCTATTTTGACCGCTTCATTCTTAATAAGCCGAAGTGTCCTGTTCATGGCTTTTGCCGAAGCCTTGTTTATGGTTTCAGGGGCGGCGTCAAGCAAACGCCGCATTTCCCGCACCACTTCTTCCGCATTGGGAACTTCCACGCGCAAATAGGAGGACATCAGGCTTTTTCCCGATACAATTTGACAATCGCAAGCCCAAGCTCAACGGAACTTTCAAGCACATACCAGACTTCGCCGTTCAAAAGACAGCTCTTATGGGGGACATATTCATACTGCAAACAGACCGCATGCAGATAAAGCGTCCGCCCCTCGAAAGACACGCCCTCACGGGAGTTGTCGGGAGACAATTCCAAATCCTCGACAACCGCGGGAACTTCTTGCCCGTCCAGGTCAATTTGCTCCGCAAATTCCCGAAGATTGAGAAAAATTGAAGAAATGTCTTTTTCAAGCTGTGTGTTGAACATTATTTCGCCTTTTGCCTTTTCGCCGCTTCTGCCACATTTGACACATTCGGCGCACTTGGCTCATTTGCTCCGTTATCCTGCTGTCCGTCGGTTTTATCCGCTTCACCGGAATTTTGCCCGTTTTCGGCTTGAGATCCGCTTTCATCGGGATTTTTCGGAGCGTTTTCCTTTTTCGGGCTTTCTTCTTTTACAGGAATGGCAAGACCTTGTTTCACAAGGAGGTGAAAAAGCTTTTTATCGCAGTCGAGAATTTCGCCTGCATGATAAAAGCGATCGCCGTTATGGTGACCGTATTTCAATATTACTTTCATCTTCTAACCCTCCGTGACCTTTACGGAAACAGTCGCTCCCGCATGCTTCACCTGCGGAAGCGGGCGGCTTTCCGCAAGCGTGAAATAGGCTGACGGATCGTTTTCCTTGTATTGCTTGGCAAAAATTTTCGTGGGACCTGTACAGTCAAGATCGGACGGCAGACCGTAATCGATTTCAAGCTTTGCGTCCCTTGCCACGAACAAAGCGACGTCGGCGGGGATAAACATCTGCTGCTTGCCTGCCAAATCCACATAGCCCGCATTGATTGTCCAGATGTTCAGCCCGTTCCAGTTGCCGCGGTAAAGGCTGTTGGTGTGCAGGTTCAATTCGCCGATATGGATATTCCGCATATCGAGCAAATCTCTGACGTCGGCATGCTTCAGAAAAAGCGAAAACGCCTTTGTCCCCATGATGACGTCCGTTGCGCCGAAACCGCCCGTCGCTTCCATGATCATAGCTGAATACTGTTCAGCCTGCTCCCGGAGTTCGGAAGAGGGGTCGCTCCATACGGCAGTGCCGGACAGCGTCACCGTATGGCTTGCGGGGCGGTTGTAGTCAATTTCACCGATTTGTCCGACTTTGCCGTTCACGCTGTTCCAAAGCGGAATTTTCCCGTTCACAAGGGCGTTCGCGCACATGATTTCTTTCATGTATTCGATGTCGGAAATGTGGGCGTCCATGTCTTCCGCAATGGCTCGTTCGAGCGGGTCTTGATGGTCATAGGGCGTCATGCCTTTGGAACGGACAAATTTATCCGCCGCGGTGAAGGTTCTTTTGGGTTTGAAAATAGGCGCCTTTACGGCTGAAAGCGTTCTGACTTCGCCGTCGCGCATGGTGCCTGCGTTGTTATAAGACAGGGCGGGAAGCATTTTCCGTCCCTGATAGCTTGTTTCAAGCTCGAACACGTCCGTTTCGCTCGGGGCGTTGTCCTGAAAAAAGGAAGTGAACAGACGTCTGTTTACGGGACGGATATTGATGACCCCCGTTAAAACGCGCGGGGTGAATTGTGATAACGGCATATTTTGCTCCTAATAAATATATACGCCTTGCCCGCGAAGCGCTGCAATGGCTGTTTTTTGTTTGTCTGCGGAAACGCTGTCATCAAAAATGATGTTTTCCAAAACCATGTCCGCATGGACATACATTGAAGACACGGCATTTCCGCTTGCAGGAACGGTCACGTCTTCCACCAAAACGCCGATAGGTTCCTCGCCGTCAGCCGCCTTGTAAACCCCGATTCCGGTAGCGCTTTTTCCAAGCACGGCGCCTGCCAAAAGCGTCTGTTCCTCAGCCTGCGAAGCAAGCTCGACCTTTACCATGACCGGCGGGTGGTCGCGCAAAAAAGCTTTTCTTTGATAGGTTTCAATATGCTGCATATTCTTATCCTTTCATGTTTCCTATTCTTTCAATGAGTGTTTGCTCTTCGTCCGTTGCTTTGTTCATGTTTGAAGCACTGTTTACGGCATCGGGACTTGCCGCGATAAGCGCCGCCAAGATTTGCTGATTGGTTTCCCGCACCGCTTCCGCATTTTTTTGTTCCGTTTTTACGGAAATCACGGAGCCGAGCGCCTCAACCTGCGCTTTTGTCAGCCCTGACTCCGCAAGCGTTTTGACTTTTTCCGCATTGTCCGCTCCGCAAACGGTTTCAATAATAGCAAACAAATTTTCGCTGATTGTTGAAACCGTTTGCTGTGAGGAGGTCTGTTCATGGGAAATTTTCTGTTCCATGTTAGGTATCGCCATTGTTTTCTCCTGTATGTTTTCAAGAAGACAGCTCATCGCCTCTTCTTTTGTTTTTACGATTTTTGAAACCAAGCCAAGAGCGACGGCTTCTCTTCCCAAAAAGACCCTGCCGTCTGCCCATTCCAGTTTCTTATCCAGATCAAGCCCCATATTTTGCGCTGTTTCCTGCAAAAACACGTCATAAATGCCGTTCACCTGATTTTGCAGGTACATTTTGTCATCTTCGGATAAAGGCGTTTCGCTCGCTCCGACGCTTTTTTTGCTTCCCGCAGTGATGTGGGTGTATTTCACTCCTGCGCTTTCAAGAAACTTGCTGGCGTCCGCATGTTTCAGCACCACGCCGATTGAGCCGAGTTCCGCGCTTTGTGTGGCGAAAATTCTGCCGGTTGCGGACGCAAGCCAATACGCCGCGGAACAGCACATGCCGTCGACAAAAGCACAGCTTGGTTTTATGGCGGCGGCTTCCTTTATGAAGGAAGCAAGCTCCTGCGTTCCCGCGACCGTCCCGCCCGGAGAGTAAATATTGTAAAAAATGGCTTTGACTTCATCGTGTTGCAGGGCTTTTTCAATTTCATTCTTGATTTGCTTATGGGTCATTCCCGGCATAAACCAAGATTTTTTACGGTAAACAGCTCCTTCGATGCTGATGACGGCAACGCCGTTCCGCACAGTTGTTTCAGTATGCCTTACCTGAGGAAGCAACGCATTCAAAAACGCCGCATTTTGCAGAACCGCTTTTTTCTCCGTGTCAATATCTTCCAAAACAGACGGCAAAATCGCCCATACTTTACTTGTCATGTTCTTCCTCTGAGTTTTCAGATTTTATTGTATCTTGCAGATTTGTTTGTTTTTTATCCTGTACGGGATTTCGTAGGCTCCGCAATTTTTGCATACGCCGCTCTTCATATTCACGCTGATTTATGGTTTCATCAAAATCGCTGCCGCGCTCGGCAATGCTGTCCGACATAGTCATGATGTCATGGTCTATCGCCAGTATGTTCGCCTGAACCTCTTTCAGCGGGTCGATGTAACCGCGGGCGGGTCCTATCCAGCGGCAGTTGCATAAAAACGGAAGCGCTTTATAAAAATCCATTCCGGCAGGCAAGTTCAGATATCCCCGCAAATACGCCTCTTCCATGACCATGTTCCAAAGCGGCTGGCAGTAATGCCGACGGAAAAACTCACGGTAAATGCCGTAAATCCGCCACGCACCAATCATAGCCGCACGGGCGGACGAATACATCGTCTTTGAAAAATCCTTGCTGACTTCCTCGTATGGCAAACCGAGAGATGCGGAAGCGGAGCGCAGAACAAGCTCGCAGAAACTCAAAAAGTTCTGGCTCGGACGTTTGCTTTCCAAAATTTCCGGCTTTTCACCCTCGTTGCCGTACATGATTGAGCCGGGATTGATTTCCTGAAAATAACGGGGATTTTCTTCCTTTTTTTCGAACCCGACGCCATAGGGCAGTTCCTGCTTGTTTTTTTCCAGGCTGATGAACACGGGAAAACTTGCGGCTATTATCTGAGCAACAAGTTCGTAGTCGATAGCGTCATTGAAATGCTTGAAGAATTTTATGCCGGCGGAAAGGTCTGAAATTCCCCGATACTTCTCTTCCTCATCCGGAATAAAAATATGAAAAATCCCTCTTCTGTGCCCAATTTTTGCGGGTATTTTCCTAAATTCGCTTGAAGAGTAATTTTGTTCAGTCAAAATAATATTGCTCGGACGGGGGCTGCAAATCCAATAATGCGTGGGAATGCCTGTTTCCGTGATTTCCACTCCGTCGTGAATGAGCGGATTTGTCTTCTTATCGCACGGCGTACAGAGCCTGTGAGGTTTTATGTCTTGGAGCTTCAGAGCGAATTTGTTTCCGGGACGAAACTCCATGACAGGCAAGTGCAGAAACTCGCCGTTGCGAACCAAAGAACGCACTGCCAAAGCCTGCAGGCTGTCAAAGGAAAGACTGTTTCGGTAATGGCATTCTTCCGTCCATTCGTACCACAGCCATTCCATTTTGCTTTGCAGCGCATTCGCTTCTTCAGGGGACATGTCAAGTTCCTGGTACGCAATGGCTGACTGCGGCGTAAGCCCCGTGCCTACGCTGTTCGTCACTATGGCGTTTGTCGCGCTTTTCGCCGCCCAGTCGTTGGCGACCAAATCATCGGCACGGATACTGGACAATAAACGTTCGTTTTCCTCCCATTCCTTGGAATAGGTGCGGACGGGAAAATAGCCCGCTATGGAGCCTCGGTTCGAGCCAGCCTCATAACTCGTGCTTGGAAGTTTCCTGCCTTGTAAAATCGCATTCGCCATGACTACCGCCTGAAAGAACCGTGGATTTTAGCTTGTACGATAAAAGAAGACTTCACCTTATCCAGCTTATTGAGTTCTTCTTCATAATAGCCGAGCATTTCCCGAATTTCGGGAATATCGGAACGGGTCAGTGAACGGGAGCCGACGGAATAAGACTTGCCTTGCGAACAGGAAAGCAAAGCCTCTTTATAGGCAGCTATGTGCGTCTTTAATTCTTCTTTCGTCCAAATACTCATAATATGACAAACTAAAACATTTTTTAAAACTTGTCGTGGACACTATGGACGCTATGGACACTATGGACAAAAATTTTTGAGTTTTATTCAATAAAAAAGGTGCGTTACGCACCTTTTGAGAGAGTTGGATTTTTAATATATTCTCGAACTGTCACTCTGTATGAAAAATACTAAAAAAAGAATTAGATAATATCCCGGACAAGCCCAAACAAAGGTATAAAAAAAATAAAATAAAAAAGTTAATGTGTTATTTTGTTTTTTTATAAAGAATATTGTTATAAAAATTGTTAATAATAATAGTGGCCATAAAATAAACTTTAACTCTGAGTTAAACATATAATAAAAACCTAAGGGAATACCTCTAAAATAACCTAATAAAACTTTAAAAATATTATCGTCATTTGGTAAAATTTTAGATAAAAAAAAGTTAAAAACTATAATAGTTATAACCTGTATTACTAAACAATTTTTTATAGTGACTAATATTTTATTCATGGTTATAATCATAAATATATTCAATAAAATTGTCAATTATTTTAGGATGTGACAACACTAAAAAATCATTACCAATTTTATTATATTCTCTAAATTCTCTAAACTTTGCATTATTCATTGCTTCATAGCGATTATTTTTAGGAACACCACTTACATCTTTTTCTTCACAACTCCAATAACCTAAATAATCAAAAAAAAGAGTTCCTTTACCCTCAAAATTAAAGACATCATGCACAAAAACTGCAACTTGTTCAACGATAATTTTATATTTATTTTCGTCTAAGTATTCAATTTTTCCTTTTGACAAAAAGCGAAAAGTAAAAGTTTCCAAGGCTGCAATTATTCCTATTTCAACCAAGTGACGCTCTTCCACATCAAAACGCTGATAATAGTATTTTTCCCATTCCTGCCATGGGCTATTGATAAAATCAAATTCTTTATTCCGTTTTTCAAAATACCCCTCACGGGTAAGAATAGTATTTAATGAATCAATTGCTCTTGCGGTTGTTGCATTGAGAGGAAAGGTAATAGTTAAAAATTCTTTTGGAAAATATCTTAGCACCCAATCAATATCCACCCAAAAGGGATTGGGATTATTTTGCGGCACATCATTTGCTTCACCTGCAAGCCATTTATAAAACATATCCCGCAGATAATGCCAGCCTATTCTGTCCTTTTCATTAGCTTTATTTCCCATTGCGTCGGCAATCAGCGGCAGACAGAAGAATATATCGTCATCCCGTTTTCTGGTGTAACGGGTCAGTATCTCGTTATGCTCACACATAAGCTTATTTCTTAATTGTTCGTTTCCGTTGCCGACTATGAAGTTACTTGCTCCCTCCGCCACGGTTCCGCCGCAGCTTATGGGGTCGCCCACTCTGCCGACAGGTTTGCCGTTTACAAAAAAGCTAGGACTGCCTTCCGCAAGTTGTCCCTGATGCGGACTATGCACCAAACAACCGTGCGAAGCGTATTTATCGCCCACCAATACAACGGGCTTGACAGTGAAAGCGACAAAATTATTCCTGTTAGGAAAGAAATGAGCCTTACAGAAATGGAAAGCGAGGATACCATTGACTAAAAAAGAGGTCCCTGAAAATCATTAATAAAATAATACCGATAATGCCTAACAGTACACTATTAACCAAATACAACCAAGATAAATTTTTTCTCGTTGGGTGCTTCCAAAATTTTATGGTTCTATGTACAGAAAAGAAGCAAAGAATAATATGAGTTATTAAAAAATAATACGGTTCAAAATAAGATGAAAAAATAAATTTATAAAGCCTAATTGAGTTTTTGATGCAAAAACCTATATCATAACCAGTAAAAAGATAACCCAAAAAATTAATAATTATTGGTAAAAAAATCAATATGTATGAAAAAATAATATGAAATATTCTTCTATAACTATTCATAATTATTATTTATTATTTGTTATTTGTTATTTGTTATGTCAATCAATTTTTGCTTTGATAATACAACAAAATCGTTGCCCAGTTTATTATGTTCTCTAAAATTTCTAAATCTTGCATTACTCATCATTTGACCATCAATAAATTCATAAATATTCATTTGTTTATCTGCACAATTCCAAAAGCCTAAAAAATCTCCATAATAATCTTCATCAAAATTGAAGACATCATGCACAAAGCCTGCAACTTGTTCTATTTGTATGTCAAAACCATTTTCAGTATACAGAATTTTACCTTTGGCTAAAAATTTAAATGTAAAACTACCAAGAACAACAAATAAGCCAGTAAAGTCATTCCAAAGTTCTTCGATACCAAAATCAGTTATTTTAAAAGAAAGATGCTGATAATGTTCGTTATCCCATTCTGAAAAAGGAATATTAATAAAGTCAAATTCTGTTCTTTTTTCTGCAATATAGCCTATTCTTTCAAGTTTGGCTTTTAATCCATTTTGGGCAACATCATTTAAAATTTTCTCGTCTATTGCTTTGTCCCATATTTTTTTTGCATTTTCATAACTCAGCACCCAATCAATATCTACCCAAAAGGGATTGGGATTATTTTGCGGAACATCATTGGCTTTGCCTGCAAGCCATTTATAAAACATATCCCGCAGATAATGCCAGCCTATTCTGTCTTTTTCATTGGCTTTATTTCCCATTGCATCGGCAATCAGCGGCAGACAGAAGAATATATCGTCATCCCGTTTTCTGGTGTAACGGGTCAGTATCTCGTTATGCTCACACATAAGCTTATTTCTTAATTGTTCGTTTCCGTTGCCGACTATGAAGTTACTTGCTCCCTCCGCCACGGTTCCGCCGCAGCTTATGGGGTCGCCCACTCTGCCGACAGGTTTGCCGTTTACGAAAAAGCTAGGACTGCCTTCCGCAAGTTGTCCCTGATGCGGACTATGCACCAAACAACCGTGCGAAGCGTATTTATCGCCCACCAATACAACGGGCTTGCCGTTGACTAAAAAATTATTTGCACCTTCGACCGCTTCAACCGGGGCGCAGCCGTCATGCCCTGTGCTTTTATCGCCTTTTCTTGTGATTGCCGGCATAATTTTCTCCTTATATTTTTTTCTTTTTGAGATAAGAAAGACAATCTTTTTTATAGACCCTGACACCCTGTTTTTTCCCAAGACGTAACCCCTGCAAAACGCCCGTATTGACAAGATTATAAAAATAGGAGCGAGAACAGGAAAGTATTGTACAAGCCTGCTTCCAGTTCAACAATTCATTTTCAACGTTACTCATAACAATTCTCCCTTATCTTCTCAATTTTGCTAAAAGGTTGGTGCCGTTTCTGCTTGGTGTAGGCACAGGCGGCGCGACGTGATGAGCA
This window encodes:
- a CDS encoding head decoration protein; the encoded protein is MQHIETYQRKAFLRDHPPVMVKVELASQAEEQTLLAGAVLGKSATGIGVYKAADGEEPIGVLVEDVTVPASGNAVSSMYVHADMVLENIIFDDSVSADKQKTAIAALRGQGVYIY
- a CDS encoding DUF6402 family protein; amino-acid sequence: MAEGASNFIVGNGNEQLRNKLMCEHNEILTRYTRKRDDDIFFCLPLIADAMGNKANEKDRIGWHYLRDMFYKWLAGEANDVPQNNPNPFWVDIDWVLRYFPKEFLTITFPLNATTARAIDSLNTILTREGYFEKRNKEFDFINSPWQEWEKYYYQRFDVEERHLVEIGIIAALETFTFRFLSKGKIEYLDENKYKIIVEQVAVFVHDVFNFEGKGTLFFDYLGYWSCEEKDVSGVPKNNRYEAMNNAKFREFREYNKIGNDFLVLSHPKIIDNFIEYIYDYNHE
- a CDS encoding major capsid protein, whose protein sequence is MPLSQFTPRVLTGVINIRPVNRRLFTSFFQDNAPSETDVFELETSYQGRKMLPALSYNNAGTMRDGEVRTLSAVKAPIFKPKRTFTAADKFVRSKGMTPYDHQDPLERAIAEDMDAHISDIEYMKEIMCANALVNGKIPLWNSVNGKVGQIGEIDYNRPASHTVTLSGTAVWSDPSSELREQAEQYSAMIMEATGGFGATDVIMGTKAFSLFLKHADVRDLLDMRNIHIGELNLHTNSLYRGNWNGLNIWTINAGYVDLAGKQQMFIPADVALFVARDAKLEIDYGLPSDLDCTGPTKIFAKQYKENDPSAYFTLAESRPLPQVKHAGATVSVKVTEG
- a CDS encoding DUF6402 family protein, with the protein product MPAITRKGDKSTGHDGCAPVEAVEGANNFLVNGKPVVLVGDKYASHGCLVHSPHQGQLAEGSPSFFVNGKPVGRVGDPISCGGTVAEGASNFIVGNGNEQLRNKLMCEHNEILTRYTRKRDDDIFFCLPLIADAMGNKANEKDRIGWHYLRDMFYKWLAGKANDVPQNNPNPFWVDIDWVLSYENAKKIWDKAIDEKILNDVAQNGLKAKLERIGYIAEKRTEFDFINIPFSEWDNEHYQHLSFKITDFGIEELWNDFTGLFVVLGSFTFKFLAKGKILYTENGFDIQIEQVAGFVHDVFNFDEDYYGDFLGFWNCADKQMNIYEFIDGQMMSNARFRNFREHNKLGNDFVVLSKQKLIDITNNK
- a CDS encoding helix-turn-helix transcriptional regulator — encoded protein: MSNVENELLNWKQACTILSCSRSYFYNLVNTGVLQGLRLGKKQGVRVYKKDCLSYLKKKKI
- a CDS encoding phage tail protein, which translates into the protein MSSYLRVEVPNAEEVVREMRRLLDAAPETINKASAKAMNRTLRLIKNEAVKIARRTYTANPRSLKKRAKITKATSKRQYACLEIKDRNGIGLINFASRPGNVLSWKGVAPKKRKKFVTNKVRRDGKRRVFNDHGSPFVAKADNKKHIFYRDGRDKLKRLYGPSLIYALFGAGKELESHADEAFSRLFKEELDKILL
- a CDS encoding phage portal protein, producing the protein MANAILQGRKLPSTSYEAGSNRGSIAGYFPVRTYSKEWEENERLLSSIRADDLVANDWAAKSATNAIVTNSVGTGLTPQSAIAYQELDMSPEEANALQSKMEWLWYEWTEECHYRNSLSFDSLQALAVRSLVRNGEFLHLPVMEFRPGNKFALKLQDIKPHRLCTPCDKKTNPLIHDGVEITETGIPTHYWICSPRPSNIILTEQNYSSSEFRKIPAKIGHRRGIFHIFIPDEEEKYRGISDLSAGIKFFKHFNDAIDYELVAQIIAASFPVFISLEKNKQELPYGVGFEKKEENPRYFQEINPGSIMYGNEGEKPEILESKRPSQNFLSFCELVLRSASASLGLPYEEVSKDFSKTMYSSARAAMIGAWRIYGIYREFFRRHYCQPLWNMVMEEAYLRGYLNLPAGMDFYKALPFLCNCRWIGPARGYIDPLKEVQANILAIDHDIMTMSDSIAERGSDFDETINQREYEERRMQKLRSLRNPVQDKKQTNLQDTIKSENSEEEHDK
- the sppA gene encoding signal peptide peptidase SppA codes for the protein MTSKVWAILPSVLEDIDTEKKAVLQNAAFLNALLPQVRHTETTVRNGVAVISIEGAVYRKKSWFMPGMTHKQIKNEIEKALQHDEVKAIFYNIYSPGGTVAGTQELASFIKEAAAIKPSCAFVDGMCCSAAYWLASATGRIFATQSAELGSIGVVLKHADASKFLESAGVKYTHITAGSKKSVGASETPLSEDDKMYLQNQVNGIYDVFLQETAQNMGLDLDKKLEWADGRVFLGREAVALGLVSKIVKTKEEAMSCLLENIQEKTMAIPNMEQKISHEQTSSQQTVSTISENLFAIIETVCGADNAEKVKTLAESGLTKAQVEALGSVISVKTEQKNAEAVRETNQQILAALIAASPDAVNSASNMNKATDEEQTLIERIGNMKG
- a CDS encoding DUF6148 family protein, which codes for MSIWTKEELKTHIAAYKEALLSCSQGKSYSVGSRSLTRSDIPEIREMLGYYEEELNKLDKVKSSFIVQAKIHGSFRR